A genome region from Fusarium musae strain F31 chromosome 5, whole genome shotgun sequence includes the following:
- a CDS encoding hypothetical protein (EggNog:ENOG41), producing MPPQNPDWVKALKPSGPQGSELLAQERANSDINVDQLSTFLFTKEVLDRNEKILKILQADPVFDKEQNYFRGRTDRLEAALARAKALRRLSVKHNWNDEEHHAANDLISEPTPYGLHATMFLKTLEEQGTPAQHKLFLERARNYEIIGCYAQTELGHGSNVRGLETTATWNQEDKTFTIHSPHLTASKWWIGSLGKAANHAVVVAQLILNGKPYGPHPFVVPIRDMKTHEPLPDIHVGDIGPKFGYNTMDNGFLLFNNVKIPHVNMLNRFSGVDPETGKYIRPSNPALIYGTLTFIRSSIVFQSGSVLARGVTIATRYCAVRRQFQDRDADASETGENQVLNYTMVQHRLLPLLASSYALFFTGRAMINLYNANQKRMAQRRDAGDAKRKPGPEELSPGSDHLADLHAISCSLKAFASTTAAEGLEVCRRACGGHGYSAFSGIGSWYADYLPTVTWEGDNYMLTQQVARYLLKSARAVLAGKAPDNGISRIFKEFIRRQDIGAAFDVLDSDQDLVDAFAWRVSFLTFEALKHRDEEKQSWNSLLIDFWRLSTAYAQYQVVKNFHEALQDETTKKSLDPNTLAIMHKLFELFALHNLQSSASEFFTSAATTVRQIQLARTKRTLSLLDEIRPHAVRLVDAWSFPDWQLDSALGRYDGKVYEDLFHRASEVNPVNDIVFDPYPESDVLFRKNGSGPKAKL from the coding sequence ATGCCTCCGCAAAATCCAGACTGGGTCAAGGCCCTCAAGCCCTCCGGCCCCCAAGGTTCAGAGCTTCTGGCCCAAGAACGCGCCAACTCTGACATCAACGTTGATCAGCTGTCTACTTTCCTCTTCACAAAAGAAGTGCTCGACAGAAATGAAAAGATTCTCAAGATTCTGCAGGCTGATCCTGTTTTTGACAAGGAGCAGAACTACTTCAGGGGGCGAACAGATAGACTTGAGGCTGCGCTTGCGAGAGCCAAGGCTTTGAGGAGATTATCTGTCAAGCATAACTGGAATGATGAGGAGCATCACGCTGCCAATGATCTGATCAGTGAGCCTACGCCTTATGGTCTTCACGCCACTATGTTCTTGAAGACGCTTGAGGAGCAGGGTACACCGGCACAGCATAAGCTTTTCCTTGAGAGGGCGCGAAACTATGAGATCATCGGATGCTACGCACAGACCGAGTTGGGTCACGGTTCTAATGTTCGCGGTCTGGAGACTACTGCCACTTGGAATCAAGAGGACAAGACCTTTACTATCCACTCGCCTCACCTCACAGCTTCAAAGTGGTGGATCGGTTCTCTGGGCAAGGCCGCCAACCACGCTGTCGTCGTCGCGCAGCTCATCCTCAACGGCAAGCCCTACGGTCCTCACCCCTTCGTTGTCCCCATTCGCGACATGAAGACCCATGAGCCTCTTCCCGATATCCACGTTGGCGATATCGGCCCCAAGTTCGGCTACAACACCATGGATAACGGCTTCCTGCTCTTCAACAACGTCAAGATCCCCCACGTCAACATGCTGAACCGCTTCTCCGGCGTTGACCCCGAGACCGGAAAGTACATCCGTCCCTCAAACCCAGCTCTCATCTACGGAACTTTGACTTTCATCCGATCATCCATTGTTTTCCAGTCTGGTTCCGTTCTTGCTCGTGGTGTCACCATCGCTACGCGTTACTGCGCTGTTCGCAGACAGTTCCAGGAccgtgatgctgatgctagTGAGACTGGTGAGAACCAGGTTCTCAACTACACAATGGTTCAGCACCGTCTTCTACCCCTACTCGCTTCCTCATACGCGCTTTTCTTCACTGGTCGCGCTATGATTAACCTCTATAACGCCAACCAGAAGCGCATGGCCCAACGTCGCGATGCTGGTGACGCCAAGCGCAAGCCTGGCCCTGAGGAGCTCAGCCCTGGCAGCGATCATCTTGCTGACCTCCATGCCATCTCCTGCTCTCTCAAGGCCTTTGCTTCCACCACTGCTGCTGAAGGTCTGGAAGTCTGCCGTCGCGCTTGCGGTGGTCACGGTTACTCCGCTTTCTCTGGTATTGGCAGCTGGTATGCTGATTATCTTCCTACTGTCACATGGGAGGGTGACAACTACATGCTTACCCAGCAAGTCGCTCGATACCTCCTCAAGTCCGCCCGCGCTGTTCTTGCCGGCAAGGCTCCCGATAACGGTATCTCTCGTATCTTCAAGGAGTTCATTCGCCGACAGGATATCGGTGCTGCTTTCGACGTCCTCGACAGCGACCAAGATCTCGTTGATGCTTTCGCATGGCGTGTATCTTTCCTGACCTTTGAGGCTCTCAAGCACCgcgatgaggagaagcaaTCATGGAACAGCCTCCTTATCGACTTCTGGCGTCTGTCCACTGCCTACGCTCAGTACCAAGTCGTCAAGAACTTCCACGAAGCTCTCCAAGACGAAACCACCAAGAAGTCCCTCGACCCCAACACTCTCGCCATCATGCATAAGCTCTTCGAGCTCTTCGCTCTGCATAACCTCCAGAGCTCTGCCTCCGAGTTCTTCACCAGCGCCGCCACAACAGTTCGCCAAATCCAGCTCGCCCGCACAAAGCGAACTCTCTCactgcttgatgagatccgACCTCACGCCGTCAGACTCGTTGACGCTTGGTCATTCCCTGATTGGCAACTCGACAGTGCCCTTGGTCGCTATGATGGCAAGGTTTATGAGGACTTGTTCCATCGTGCTTCGGAGGTCAACCCTGTTAACGACATTGTGTTTGATCCTTATCCTGAGTCCGATGTGCTGTTCCGTAAGAACGGAAGTGGTCCTAAGGCGAAGTTGTAA
- a CDS encoding hypothetical protein (EggNog:ENOG41): MAADRQPEIILYDLACIKNTCFSPVVWKIRLMLNYKDIPYETIFLEFPDIEPKLKELGLEAHDSSSSSARYTVPTIHHVPTGKYIMDSPAIAEFLESTYPDPPLSPSSKLGREIETKARGAIGPAFRISVTPRENLILSPRAQEYFRAKNEARIGCKLEDLMDSEKEEKTWQAVEGKMNELSNLMMTNKDKGPFLLGDKPCYTDFFIAASLQSARTIDEEIFQRCAAYPGFKAIYEACILWMEKKN, translated from the exons aTGGCCGCCGACAGACAGCCCGAGATTATCTTGTATGACCTTGCATGTATTAAGAACACATGCTTCTCGCCCGTTGTTTGGAAGATCCGGTTGATGCTCAACTATAAGGACATTCCTTACGAGACTATCTTCCTTGAATTCCCTGATATTGAGCCAAAGCTCAAGGAACT AGGCCTAGAGGCTCAcgactccagctccagctccgctCGCTACACTGTCCCAACAATCCACCATGTCCCCACCGGCAAATACATCATGGACTCACCCGCCATAGCCGAATTTCTCGAATCAACCTACCCAGACCCTCCACTTTCCCCTAGCTCTAAGCTCGGTCGCGAGATCGAAACCAAAGCTCGCGGCGCCATCGGTCCCGCATTCCGCATCTCCGTTACACCACGTGAGAACCTCATCCTGTCGCCACGAGCTCAAGAGTATTTTCGAGCCAAGAATGAAGCTCGAATAGGATGCAAGCTGGAAGACTTGATGGACTcagagaaagaggagaagacaTGGCAAGCTGTTGAGGGCAAGATGAACGAGCTGAGTaatttgatgatgacgaacaAGGATAAAGGGCCATTCCTGCTGGGTGACAAGCCGTGTTACACTGATTTCTTCATCGCTGCTTCGCTCCAATCGGCGAGAACtattgatgaggagatcTTTCAGCGTTGTGCTGCATATCCTGGTTTCAAGGCTATCTACGAGGCTTGTATCCTttggatggagaagaagaattaG